ATCAAAAGCTATGTAACGTACTACAAGCAGTTTAAAAAAACTTATCATGTCCTGCTGCAATTAGAATCCGTTATTTGGAAACAGAAATCCATTCCCAATACGATCCCTCTAGTAATTATTATGTTTATGGCAGAATTAAAAAATCTATTGCTTACCGCTGGTCATGACCTTGATTCAATTGTCCTGCCAATTGGTGCGGATCTGTCCAAAGGAAATGAACGATATCGCTTGTTAAAAGGCATGGAAAAGGAATTACCACAAGGAGATATGATGATGACAGATAGAGATGGAATTATTTCCAGCATTATCTATGGTCCGGATAACCGAACACAGATAACTGAGGACACCAACAGGGTACTATATACGGTATATGCGCCACCCGGGATAGAAGAGCCGTTAATACGTGAACATTTCAATGATTTCATTCACTATATACACTTGGTGGTACCTCAGGCAGAAATGGAAGAAATGGCAATTCATCAATTGTAAAACTTATTTATTATTACTGTATGGTATAGAATATCAAACTACATGATAACCTGGGGAATAGAGAGTTTCGGGTGTTGTATAATATTAGTCCTGGTTCGGTATACTTTTTTCAGAGTATGATTATTAATTACTTCCTGAGGAGTTCCTATCTTTTCAATTTTCCCCTGATTCAATAAGATAAGCTGATCTGAACAATAGCTAGCCAGATTAAGGTCATGGAAAACAGATATTATACACATAATCTCTCTCTTTAAGGCTTCCTGGAGAATATTAATAATTTCATATTTATAACTCAAATCCAGGTGAGAAGCAAATTCGTCCAGCATAAGTATTCTGGGTGATTGTG
The sequence above is a segment of the Atribacterota bacterium genome. Coding sequences within it:
- a CDS encoding phenylalanine--tRNA ligase beta subunit-related protein yields the protein MLQISEQLKTAYPGGWIGEIVFKNVRVREAGEISLRKIKGDLEGSLRQKYRDFSRSDLILLEPIKSYVTYYKQFKKTYHVLLQLESVIWKQKSIPNTIPLVIIMFMAELKNLLLTAGHDLDSIVLPIGADLSKGNERYRLLKGMEKELPQGDMMMTDRDGIISSIIYGPDNRTQITEDTNRVLYTVYAPPGIEEPLIREHFNDFIHYIHLVVPQAEMEEMAIHQL